TTGATTTCTCTATTACGCAAATGACCTGTTAGCATTTCATAAAGCACCCACCCAAGGGCATAGACATCGGTTTTCTCCTCCACTCCTTTTCCCTCCTCTTGCTCAGGAGCCTTATAAAGAGGGGTACCTCCGTGGCACATTACCAGGCCAAAATCTGTAACCTTGAGAATACCATCTTTAGTAATGAGAAGGTTGGCAGGTTTTATATCCCTGTGGATAAAAGGGATTGCAAGGTCTTTATTAATCGTCCGTTGGGCATAAATAAGACCGTTTAAGGTTTCCAGAGTAAAACGAATCCCCTGGAGAAACCCAATCTTCCCACTTGATTTTATATAGTCTTCCAGAGTTACACCTTTTAAACTTCCTTCAACATACTCCATGATAAGAAATGGACGGTAGTGCCCATCCAGGTCAAACCAGCATGCCTGAACAATATTCCTGTGCTTACCAAGAGTAATCCAAACAAGGCTTTCTTTACGAAAAAGAGCAGTGTCTTTTATCAACGCTTCTCTTTCTTGCTCCCATCCTCTGAATGTTTTGAGGGCGTATAATTTACTATCTTTCTTTCTCCGGGCAATAAATACAAGTCCCATTCCTCCTTCTGTGCAAATTCTTTCAATAAGGAAGCTGTTAGAAGTTCGAAGGGTCTTTATCTCCTTGCCAGATGAATACAAATCCGATTCCATCATTAAACCTCACTTTATAAATGAGTGGGAAATCCCAGCAAAGTGCTTCAGGTGAAGGTCTGGCTTTTAAGACCTCATCCCTCAATTTTGAAAGCTTTCCTGAAGTATCCTTTTCAAAGTTTCTATGGCTAATTTCAATATCTATGCTTACTCCTCCACAACTGGGAAGCCACAATTGAATGGTTCGATAACTTCTATAGAAATCCTGGCGATGTTCAAACTCTTTGACATTGGCTCGCCCTGGTAACTGCGTTTTTAGAGACATCTCTGGAATCCGAAAATCTTCTAAAAAACACCATAAGTCTAATCCTATCTCTTTATGGGGAGACTTAAACTTCATGATCTTAGCCAGTGCAACAAAGCGAAAAAGACTCTCAAGTTCAGCGTAGATAGGTCTTTGTTTGGCAACATCGGTATATAGAGATGAAAAACTTTCTGTAAACTCCTGAGCCAAAGGATTAGAATATCCACTTCTTACAATTTCACCTCTCCTGTCTAAATACTCTTCTTCGGTGAGCAAAATTACAGGAGACTGTTTGATAATTACTATACCGCTATCTTCTATGTAATGGTTTTCTCCAGGGTAGAACCAGAAGCGATTCATAGAGTACAGGGGAATGGAGAGAGGTTTTTCTTGAACAATGTCATTTTTGGCTTTTTCCAAAGTCATATCAGTAAGGCTGGTAAATCCTGGAATATTGAGGGAATCAGAACCATCTACCAGGGTTTTCATATCATAATCCGCCTTTACCATTACCACCGCAAAATGAGTATCAAATGGGATACCCAGCACACGCACATTTTGTGGTAACTGGCAAATAGAGTGCCACTTCTCGATACCCTCTTTTATCCTGGTAGAAGAAGAATGGTTAAAAATCTGCTGTCCGAGGGTCTGTAGCTTTTGGATTACATCAGGGTCAGGGTCGATAGAACAGCCAGGGTTAGAGTAGTAATAAACATTTCCTCTTTTTACTCTATAACTCACTGGGTTCTTTTAGGATTGCCAAAAACAGATACAGAAGAAAAGA
This genomic stretch from bacterium harbors:
- a CDS encoding DUF1598 domain-containing protein, which codes for MSYRVKRGNVYYYSNPGCSIDPDPDVIQKLQTLGQQIFNHSSSTRIKEGIEKWHSICQLPQNVRVLGIPFDTHFAVVMVKADYDMKTLVDGSDSLNIPGFTSLTDMTLEKAKNDIVQEKPLSIPLYSMNRFWFYPGENHYIEDSGIVIIKQSPVILLTEEEYLDRRGEIVRSGYSNPLAQEFTESFSSLYTDVAKQRPIYAELESLFRFVALAKIMKFKSPHKEIGLDLWCFLEDFRIPEMSLKTQLPGRANVKEFEHRQDFYRSYRTIQLWLPSCGGVSIDIEISHRNFEKDTSGKLSKLRDEVLKARPSPEALCWDFPLIYKVRFNDGIGFVFIWQGDKDPSNF